One window from the genome of Enterobacter asburiae encodes:
- the mdtC gene encoding multidrug efflux RND transporter permease subunit MdtC translates to MKFFALFIYRPVATILISLAITLCGVLGFRLLPVAPLPQVDFPVIMVSASLPGASPETMASSVATPLERSLGRIAGVNEMTSSSSLGSTRIILEFSFDRDINGAARDVQAAINAAQSLLPSGMPSRPTYRKANPSDAPIMILTLTSDTYSQGQLYDFASTQLAQTISQINGVGDVSVGGSSLPAVRVGLNPQALFNQGVSLDDVRSAISTANVRKPQGAIEDGSHRWQIHTNDELKTAAEYQPLIIHYNNGAAVRLSDVASVTDSVQDVRNAGMTNAKPAILLMIRKLPEANIIETVNSIRARLPDLQETIPAAIDLQIAQDRSPTIRASLEEVEQTLIISVALVILVVFLFLRSGRATLIPAVAVPVSLIGTFAAMYLCGFSLNNLSLMALTIATGFVVDDAIVVLENISRHLEAGVKPLQAALQGTREVGFTVLSMSLSLVAVFLPLLLMGGLPGRLLREFAVTLSVAIGISLVISLTLTPMMCGWMLKRSKPHSQPRRKGFGRFLMAMQEGYGKSLKWVLNHTRLVGLVLIGTIVLNVWMYITIPKTFFPEQDTGVLMGGIQADQSISFQAMRGKLQDFMKIIREDKAVDNVTGFTGGSRVNSGMMFITLKPRGDRNETAQQVIDRLRVKLAKEPGANLFLMAVQDIRVGGRQANASYQYTLLSDDLAALREWEPKIRKALAALPELADVNSDQQDNGAEMALTYDRETMSRLGINVEAANSLLNNAFGQREISTIYQPMNQYKVVMEVDPRYTQDISALDKMFVINNDGKAIPLSYFASWQPANAPLSVNHQGLSAASTISFNLPAGSSLSEASDAINRAMTQLGVPSTVRGSFAGTAQVFQETMNSQVILILAAIATVYIVLGVLYESYVHPLTILSTLPSAGVGALLALELFGAPFSLIALIGIMLLIGIVKKNAIMMVDFALDAQRNGNLSPEEAIFQACLLRFRPIMMTTLAALFGALPLVISGGDGSELRQPLGITIVGGLVMSQLLTLYTTPVVYLFFDRLRLRFSRKNRTTVTE, encoded by the coding sequence GTGAAGTTTTTCGCCCTCTTCATTTATCGCCCGGTGGCGACGATTTTAATCTCGCTCGCCATTACCCTCTGCGGCGTGCTGGGCTTCCGGCTGCTGCCGGTGGCGCCGCTGCCGCAGGTAGATTTCCCGGTGATCATGGTCAGCGCCTCGCTGCCGGGTGCCTCACCGGAGACCATGGCCTCGTCGGTTGCCACGCCGCTGGAGCGTTCCCTTGGGCGGATTGCGGGGGTCAACGAGATGACCTCCAGCAGCTCGCTGGGCAGCACGCGCATCATTCTGGAGTTCAGCTTCGACCGGGATATTAACGGTGCGGCGCGCGACGTGCAGGCGGCCATCAACGCCGCGCAAAGCCTGCTGCCGAGCGGGATGCCGAGCCGCCCAACCTACCGCAAGGCCAACCCGTCCGATGCGCCGATCATGATCCTGACGCTGACCTCGGATACGTATTCGCAGGGGCAGCTTTACGACTTTGCATCTACCCAGCTGGCGCAGACAATCTCACAAATTAACGGCGTCGGTGACGTGAGTGTCGGCGGAAGTTCCCTGCCAGCCGTGCGCGTGGGCCTAAACCCGCAGGCGCTGTTCAACCAGGGCGTGTCGCTGGATGACGTGCGCTCCGCCATCAGCACGGCCAACGTCCGCAAGCCGCAGGGGGCGATTGAGGACGGTAGCCACCGCTGGCAGATCCACACTAACGACGAGTTGAAAACCGCCGCGGAATATCAGCCGCTCATTATTCACTACAACAACGGCGCGGCGGTGCGCTTGAGCGATGTCGCCAGCGTCACCGACTCGGTGCAGGACGTGCGTAACGCCGGGATGACTAACGCTAAACCGGCCATTCTGCTGATGATCCGCAAGCTGCCGGAAGCGAACATTATTGAGACGGTGAACAGCATTCGCGCCCGTCTTCCGGACCTGCAGGAGACCATCCCGGCAGCAATCGATCTGCAAATTGCGCAGGATCGCTCCCCGACGATTCGCGCCTCGCTGGAAGAGGTGGAGCAGACGCTGATTATCTCCGTCGCGCTGGTGATCCTGGTGGTCTTCCTGTTCCTGCGATCCGGCCGCGCGACGCTTATCCCGGCGGTGGCCGTGCCGGTGTCGCTGATCGGTACCTTTGCCGCTATGTACCTGTGCGGGTTTAGCCTCAACAACCTGTCGCTGATGGCCCTGACAATTGCCACGGGATTCGTGGTGGATGATGCCATCGTGGTGCTGGAAAACATTTCCCGCCATCTGGAAGCGGGCGTGAAGCCGCTGCAGGCCGCGCTGCAGGGCACGCGCGAGGTGGGCTTTACGGTGCTCTCCATGAGCCTGTCGCTGGTGGCGGTATTCCTGCCGCTGCTGCTGATGGGCGGGCTGCCGGGCAGGCTGCTGCGCGAGTTTGCCGTCACCCTCTCCGTCGCCATCGGGATTTCGCTGGTTATCTCCCTAACGCTGACGCCAATGATGTGCGGCTGGATGCTCAAGCGCAGCAAGCCCCATTCGCAGCCGCGCCGCAAAGGCTTTGGCCGTTTCCTGATGGCGATGCAGGAAGGCTACGGCAAATCGCTGAAGTGGGTGCTGAACCATACCCGACTGGTTGGCCTGGTGCTGATCGGCACCATCGTGCTCAACGTCTGGATGTACATCACCATCCCGAAAACCTTCTTCCCCGAGCAGGACACCGGCGTGCTGATGGGGGGAATTCAGGCGGACCAGAGCATTTCGTTCCAGGCGATGCGCGGCAAGCTACAGGACTTTATGAAGATCATTCGTGAAGACAAAGCCGTGGATAACGTCACCGGCTTTACCGGCGGGTCACGCGTTAACAGCGGGATGATGTTTATTACCCTGAAACCGCGCGGCGATCGCAACGAAACCGCCCAGCAGGTGATTGACCGCCTGCGGGTGAAGCTCGCCAAAGAGCCGGGGGCAAACCTGTTTTTGATGGCCGTTCAGGATATCCGCGTCGGCGGCCGTCAGGCGAACGCCAGCTATCAGTACACGTTGCTCTCGGACGATTTAGCCGCCCTGCGCGAGTGGGAGCCGAAGATCCGCAAGGCGCTGGCCGCCCTGCCGGAGCTGGCGGACGTCAACTCCGATCAGCAGGACAACGGCGCCGAGATGGCCCTGACCTACGACCGCGAAACCATGTCGCGTCTGGGCATTAACGTTGAAGCCGCTAACAGCCTGCTGAACAACGCCTTCGGCCAGCGCGAGATCTCCACCATCTACCAGCCGATGAACCAGTATAAGGTGGTGATGGAAGTCGATCCGCGCTACACCCAGGACATCAGCGCCCTGGACAAAATGTTTGTGATTAACAACGACGGCAAGGCGATTCCGCTCTCCTACTTTGCCAGCTGGCAGCCTGCCAACGCGCCGCTGTCGGTGAACCATCAGGGGCTTTCGGCGGCGTCGACCATCTCCTTTAACCTGCCCGCCGGTTCGTCGCTTTCTGAAGCCAGCGACGCAATCAACCGCGCGATGACGCAGCTTGGCGTGCCGTCCACCGTGCGCGGCAGCTTTGCCGGGACCGCGCAGGTGTTCCAGGAGACGATGAACTCGCAGGTGATTTTGATTCTGGCCGCCATCGCCACGGTCTATATTGTGCTGGGCGTGTTGTATGAGAGCTACGTTCACCCGCTGACCATTCTCTCAACGCTGCCGTCGGCGGGCGTGGGGGCGCTACTGGCGCTGGAGCTGTTCGGCGCGCCGTTCAGCCTTATCGCGCTCATCGGGATCATGCTATTGATCGGCATTGTGAAGAAAAATGCCATTATGATGGTCGATTTCGCCCTGGACGCCCAGCGCAACGGCAATCTGTCGCCGGAAGAGGCGATCTTCCAGGCTTGCCTGCTGCGTTTTCGTCCGATCATGATGACCACCCTGGCGGCGCTGTTTGGCGCGCTGCCGCTGGTTATCTCGGGCGGAGACGGCTCAGAGCTGCGCCAGCCGCTGGGGATCACCATTGTCGGCGGCCTGGTTATGAGCCAGCTGCTGACGCTGTATACCACGCCGGTGGTCTATCTGTTCTTCGACCGCCTGCGGCTGCGCTTCTCGCGTAAAAACAGAACCACGGTGACCGAGTAG
- a CDS encoding MdtB/MuxB family multidrug efflux RND transporter permease subunit, with amino-acid sequence MQVMPPGSTGGPSRLFILRPVATTLLMVAILLAGIIGYRFLPVSALPEVDYPTIQVVTLYPGASPDVVTSAITAPLERQFGQMSGLKQMSSQSSGGASVVTLQFQLTLSLDVAEQEVQAAINAATNLLPSDLPNPPVYSKVNPADPPIMTLAVTSSAMPMTQVEDMVETRVAQKISQVSGVGLVTLAGGQRPAVRVKLNAQAIAALGLTSETIRTAISSANVNSAKGSLDGPTRAVTLSANDQMQSADEYRQLIIAYQNGAPVRLGDVATVEQGAENSWLGAWANKQQAIVMNVQRQPGANIIETADSIRTMLPQLIESLPKSVSVKVLSDRTTNIRASVTDTQFELMLAIALVVMIIYLFLRNVPATIIPAVAVPLSLVGTFAVMVFLDFSINNLTLMALTIATGFVVDDAIVVIENISRYIEKGEKPLAAALKGAGEIGFTIISLTFSLIAVLIPLLFMGDIVGRLFREFAVTLAVAILISAVVSLTLTPMMCARMLSHESLRKQNRFSRASERMFERIIAAYGRLLAKVLNHPWATLGVALGTLALSVMLWIFIPKGFFPIQDNGIIQGTLQAPQSVSFANMAQRQQQVSEIIMKDPAVESLTSYVGVDGTNPSLNSARLQINLKPLDERDDRVNAVIERLQNAVARVPGVELYLQPIQDLTIDTQVSRTQYQFTLQATSLDALSTWVPQLVNKLNTLPQLADVSSDWQDKGLAAYVNVNRDTASRLGITMSDVDNALYNAFGQRLISTIYTQANQYRVVLEHNTENTPGLAGLDSVRLTGKDGGIVPLSAIATVEERYTPLSINHLDQFPSTTISFNVPDNYSLGEAVEAIQAAEKELSFPSDIQTQFQGSTLAFQAALGNTIWLIVAAVVAMYIVLGVLYESFIHPITILSTLPTAGVGALLALMLAGSELDVIAIIGIILLIGIVKKNAIMMIDFALAAEREQGMSPRDAIFQACLLRFRPILMTTLAALLGALPLMLSTGVGAELRRPLGIGMVGGLLVSQVLTLFTTPVIYLLFDRLALWTKSRFPKREEEGHK; translated from the coding sequence ATGCAGGTTATGCCCCCAGGCTCTACAGGCGGGCCGTCACGCCTGTTTATCCTCCGTCCTGTCGCCACCACGCTGCTGATGGTGGCGATCCTGCTCGCCGGGATTATCGGCTATCGCTTCCTGCCCGTGTCGGCGCTGCCTGAGGTGGATTACCCAACCATTCAGGTGGTAACGCTCTATCCGGGTGCCAGCCCGGACGTGGTGACGTCCGCCATTACCGCCCCGCTGGAGCGCCAGTTCGGCCAGATGTCGGGGCTAAAACAGATGTCCTCCCAGAGTTCCGGCGGGGCATCCGTTGTGACGCTGCAGTTCCAGCTGACGCTGTCGCTGGACGTCGCCGAGCAGGAGGTGCAGGCCGCGATTAACGCCGCCACCAACCTGCTGCCGTCTGACCTGCCTAACCCGCCGGTCTACAGCAAGGTGAACCCGGCGGATCCGCCGATCATGACGCTTGCCGTCACCTCCTCCGCCATGCCGATGACGCAGGTGGAAGACATGGTTGAAACCCGCGTGGCGCAGAAAATTTCGCAGGTTTCGGGCGTGGGCCTCGTTACGCTGGCGGGCGGCCAGCGCCCGGCCGTTCGCGTGAAGCTTAACGCGCAGGCAATTGCCGCGCTGGGTCTGACCAGCGAAACCATCCGCACCGCCATCAGCAGTGCCAACGTTAACTCGGCAAAAGGCTCGCTGGACGGCCCCACCCGCGCCGTGACGCTCTCTGCCAACGATCAGATGCAGTCAGCCGATGAATACCGCCAGCTGATTATTGCTTACCAGAACGGCGCTCCGGTGCGTCTGGGCGACGTGGCGACCGTGGAGCAAGGTGCCGAAAACAGCTGGCTCGGCGCCTGGGCCAACAAACAGCAGGCGATCGTGATGAACGTTCAGCGCCAGCCGGGCGCTAACATCATCGAAACCGCCGACAGCATCCGCACCATGCTGCCGCAGCTGATCGAAAGCCTGCCGAAATCGGTCAGCGTGAAGGTACTTTCCGACCGCACCACCAACATTCGCGCGTCGGTTACCGACACCCAGTTTGAGCTGATGCTGGCGATTGCGCTGGTGGTGATGATCATCTATCTGTTCCTGCGCAACGTTCCGGCCACCATTATTCCCGCCGTCGCCGTGCCGCTCTCGCTGGTCGGGACCTTTGCGGTGATGGTGTTCCTCGATTTTTCGATTAACAACCTGACGCTGATGGCGCTCACCATCGCCACCGGGTTCGTGGTGGACGACGCCATCGTCGTTATTGAGAACATTTCGCGCTATATCGAGAAAGGTGAAAAACCGCTGGCGGCCGCGCTGAAGGGCGCGGGCGAAATCGGCTTTACCATTATCTCGCTGACCTTCTCGCTGATTGCGGTGCTGATCCCGCTGCTGTTTATGGGCGATATCGTCGGGCGGCTGTTCCGCGAGTTTGCCGTGACGCTGGCGGTCGCCATTTTGATCTCCGCCGTGGTGTCGCTGACCCTGACGCCGATGATGTGCGCCCGCATGCTGAGCCACGAGTCCCTGCGCAAGCAAAACCGCTTCTCGCGCGCCTCCGAGCGCATGTTCGAGCGGATTATTGCCGCCTACGGTCGCCTGCTGGCGAAAGTCCTTAACCATCCGTGGGCCACGCTCGGCGTGGCGCTGGGAACCCTGGCGCTCAGCGTGATGCTGTGGATTTTCATTCCGAAAGGTTTCTTCCCGATCCAGGACAACGGCATTATTCAGGGCACGCTTCAGGCCCCGCAGTCGGTCTCCTTCGCCAATATGGCCCAGCGCCAGCAGCAGGTGTCTGAGATCATCATGAAAGATCCGGCGGTCGAGAGCCTGACCTCCTACGTGGGCGTCGACGGCACCAACCCGTCGCTCAACAGCGCGCGTCTGCAGATCAACCTCAAGCCGCTGGATGAACGCGACGATCGCGTCAACGCCGTCATTGAGCGTCTGCAAAACGCCGTCGCGCGCGTGCCGGGCGTTGAGCTTTACCTGCAGCCGATTCAGGATTTGACCATTGATACCCAGGTCAGCCGCACGCAGTACCAGTTCACGCTGCAGGCCACCTCGCTGGACGCGCTCAGCACCTGGGTGCCGCAGCTGGTGAATAAGCTTAACACCCTGCCGCAGCTCGCCGACGTCAGCAGCGACTGGCAGGACAAAGGGCTGGCGGCGTACGTGAACGTCAACCGCGATACCGCCAGCCGTCTGGGCATTACCATGTCGGATGTGGACAACGCCCTGTACAACGCCTTCGGCCAGCGCCTGATCTCCACCATCTACACCCAGGCCAACCAGTATCGCGTGGTGCTGGAGCACAACACGGAGAATACGCCCGGCCTGGCGGGGCTGGACTCGGTGCGCCTGACCGGCAAAGACGGCGGCATTGTGCCGCTGAGCGCTATCGCCACGGTGGAAGAACGATATACCCCGCTGTCGATTAACCATCTGGATCAGTTCCCGTCTACCACCATCTCCTTCAACGTGCCGGACAATTATTCTCTCGGCGAAGCGGTGGAGGCCATTCAGGCTGCGGAAAAAGAACTCAGCTTCCCATCCGATATTCAGACCCAGTTCCAGGGCAGCACGCTGGCGTTTCAGGCCGCGCTGGGTAACACCATCTGGCTGATCGTCGCGGCGGTCGTGGCGATGTATATCGTGCTCGGGGTCCTGTACGAAAGCTTTATCCACCCGATCACCATCCTCTCTACCCTGCCGACGGCGGGCGTGGGGGCGCTGCTGGCATTGATGCTGGCGGGCAGCGAGCTGGACGTCATTGCCATCATCGGCATTATTCTGCTTATCGGGATCGTGAAGAAAAACGCCATCATGATGATCGACTTCGCCCTTGCCGCCGAGCGCGAGCAGGGTATGTCGCCGCGCGATGCCATTTTCCAGGCCTGTCTGCTGCGTTTTCGTCCGATCCTGATGACCACGCTGGCCGCGCTGCTGGGCGCGCTGCCGCTGATGCTCAGCACCGGCGTCGGCGCGGAGCTGCGCCGTCCGCTGGGTATCGGCATGGTCGGCGGTCTGCTGGTGAGCCAGGTGCTAACGCTCTTCACTACGCCGGTGATCTACCTGCTGTTTGATCGCCTGGCGCTGTGGACCAAAAGCCGCTTCCCGAAACGTGAAGAGGAGGGGCATAAGTGA
- a CDS encoding MdtA/MuxA family multidrug efflux RND transporter periplasmic adaptor subunit → MKGSNKSRWAIVAGIIVVVLAAAWYWHSQSANSAAPAGASSQAQRPAGGGRHGMRGGALAPVQAATAVNKAVPRYLTGLGTITAANTVTVRSRVDGQLMAIHFQEGQQVKAGDLLAEIDPSQFKVALAQAQGQLAKDKATLANARRDLARYQQLVKTNLVSRQELDTQQSLVSETQGTIKADEAAVASAQLQLDWSRITAPIDGRVGLKQVDIGNQISSGDTTGIVVITQTHPIDLVFTLPESDIATVVQAQKAGKGLVLEAWDRTNKQKLSEGALLSLDNQIDTTTGTIKLKARFNNQDDALFPNQFVNARMLVATEENAVVIPTAALQMGNEGNFVWVLNSDNKVSKHLVKTGIQDSQTVVIAAGLSAGDRVVTDGIDRLTEGAKVEVVEPAKQGEKS, encoded by the coding sequence ATGAAAGGCAGTAACAAATCCCGCTGGGCAATCGTCGCTGGCATCATTGTGGTGGTCCTTGCCGCCGCCTGGTACTGGCACAGTCAATCCGCGAACTCCGCCGCTCCCGCCGGTGCCAGCAGTCAGGCACAGCGCCCGGCAGGCGGAGGGCGTCACGGCATGCGCGGCGGCGCGCTGGCGCCGGTACAGGCGGCGACGGCGGTGAATAAAGCTGTTCCTCGCTATCTTACGGGCCTCGGGACCATTACCGCCGCCAACACCGTGACGGTGCGCAGCCGCGTCGACGGCCAGCTGATGGCCATTCACTTTCAGGAAGGGCAGCAGGTCAAAGCCGGTGATCTGCTGGCGGAAATCGACCCGAGCCAGTTTAAGGTCGCTCTCGCTCAGGCGCAGGGACAGCTCGCGAAAGACAAAGCCACCCTCGCCAACGCCCGTCGCGATTTGGCGCGCTACCAGCAGCTGGTGAAAACCAACCTCGTGTCTCGTCAGGAGCTGGATACCCAGCAGTCGCTGGTCAGCGAAACGCAGGGCACCATCAAAGCCGACGAGGCCGCCGTGGCCAGCGCACAGCTGCAGCTGGACTGGAGCCGCATCACCGCGCCGATTGACGGACGCGTGGGCTTGAAGCAGGTCGATATCGGCAACCAGATCTCCAGCGGCGACACCACGGGCATCGTGGTGATCACCCAGACTCACCCGATTGATTTAGTCTTTACCCTGCCGGAAAGCGACATTGCGACGGTGGTGCAGGCGCAAAAAGCCGGTAAAGGTCTGGTGCTGGAAGCCTGGGACCGCACCAATAAGCAGAAATTGAGCGAAGGCGCCCTGCTCAGCCTGGATAACCAGATCGATACCACCACCGGCACCATCAAGCTGAAGGCGCGCTTTAACAACCAGGACGATGCCCTCTTCCCGAACCAGTTCGTCAACGCGCGCATGCTGGTCGCCACCGAAGAGAACGCAGTGGTGATCCCCACCGCCGCGCTGCAGATGGGTAACGAAGGTAACTTCGTCTGGGTACTTAACAGCGACAATAAGGTCAGCAAGCACCTGGTCAAAACCGGTATCCAGGACAGCCAGACGGTAGTCATCGCCGCAGGACTTTCCGCAGGCGACCGCGTAGTCACCGACGGCATTGACCGTCTGACCGAAGGGGCCAAAGTGGAAGTGGTAGAACCTGCGAAACAGGGAGAGAAATCCTGA